A portion of the Meriones unguiculatus strain TT.TT164.6M chromosome 11, Bangor_MerUng_6.1, whole genome shotgun sequence genome contains these proteins:
- the LOC110557389 gene encoding cytochrome c oxidase subunit 7C, mitochondrial-like, whose translation MLGQSIKRFTTSRVHHSYCEEGPGKNLPFSVGNKRQLLAMRTTHFGSGFVALFFVIRHQLRTKTV comes from the coding sequence ATGCTGGGCCAGAGCATCAAGAGATTCACCACCTCCAGGGTCCACCACAGCTATTGTGAGGAGGGCCCAGGAAAAAATTTGCCATTTTCAGTGGGAAATAAGAGGCAGTTATTGGCCATGAGGACCACCCATTTTGGATCTGGATTTGTTGCACTTTTCTTTGTAATAAGGCACCAGCTAAGAACTAAAACTGTTTAG